Proteins encoded within one genomic window of Haematobia irritans isolate KBUSLIRL chromosome 5, ASM5000362v1, whole genome shotgun sequence:
- the LOC142240549 gene encoding uncharacterized protein LOC142240549 — translation MKTIIFISICLCLVVSTISAEKSTHNKHSGDNKKLLKSAGGHEHQLKDALKSDHTPKSPLPLKEDLPLDHKPVREGRKHHRHGKNRKGGQHAGGEQQQNGRSRKSHSKSKKSHSESNPNGPAKTHHNKHGRKQGRGNKQAQQPQVQQ, via the exons ATGAAAACT atcattttcatttcaatctGTCTATGCCTGGTTGTTTCCACCATATCAGCAGAGAAATCCACACACAACAAACATTCAGGCGACAATAAAAAGCTTTTGAAAAGCGCTGGTGGCCATGAACACCAATTGAAGGATGCTCTTAAATCGGACCATACCCCAAAATCACCTTTACCCCTAAAGGAAGATTTACCCTTAGACCATAAACCAGTGCGTGAGGGCCGCAAACATCATCGCCATGGTAAAAATAGGAAAGGTGGTCAACATGCTGGTggtgaacaacaacaaaatggtCGTTCCCGCAAATCCCATTCCAAATCGAAGAAATCCCATTCCGAATCGAATCCCAATGGACCCGCCAAAACCCATCACAATAAGCATGGTCGCAAACAAGGACGTGGCAATAAACAAGCTCAACAACCACAAGTCCAGcaatag